The following are from one region of the Georgenia sp. M64 genome:
- a CDS encoding PmoA family protein: MSVALTGVTSSAPTDAALRVRHDLGHRVVVGHGDVDLVTYVYGPDDVQLESPRPYLHPVRTLGGELMTLFRPHDHVWHKGIALSLPNVGRHNFWGGPTFVRDEGYVQLANNGSMDHVRFTQLEVSGDAARLAHELAWHTQPDGPDGGAEVVRETRRITATVPPDDGSRAASTAWVLTLESSLTNVSDEALDIGSPTTNGRENAGYGGLFWRGPRAFTGGTILWPGQAGGEEARGTRAEWMGFTGRHDGSGESSSLVVVDDGANPHHPPEWFVRNEWFAGVNPAPFFSEEVPFPPGGTLDLRYAVVIADGAADPVRAEALAGFGRTALAGLDAAEPEGVARG, translated from the coding sequence ATGAGCGTGGCGCTGACCGGGGTGACGAGTTCGGCGCCGACCGACGCGGCGCTGAGGGTCCGGCACGACCTCGGCCACCGGGTCGTCGTCGGTCACGGCGACGTCGATCTCGTCACCTACGTCTACGGCCCCGATGACGTCCAGCTCGAGTCCCCCCGGCCCTACCTCCACCCCGTGCGCACGCTCGGCGGGGAGCTCATGACGCTCTTCCGCCCGCACGACCACGTCTGGCACAAGGGCATCGCCCTGTCGCTGCCGAACGTCGGGCGCCACAACTTCTGGGGCGGACCGACCTTCGTGCGCGACGAGGGCTACGTGCAGCTGGCGAACAACGGGAGCATGGACCACGTCCGGTTCACCCAGCTCGAGGTCTCCGGCGACGCCGCACGTCTGGCCCACGAGCTCGCCTGGCACACCCAGCCCGACGGTCCCGACGGCGGCGCCGAGGTGGTGCGCGAGACGCGGCGGATCACGGCCACCGTGCCGCCCGACGACGGATCGCGGGCGGCGTCGACGGCCTGGGTGCTCACGCTGGAGTCGTCGTTGACCAACGTCTCCGACGAGGCGCTCGACATCGGCTCGCCCACGACGAACGGCCGCGAGAACGCCGGGTACGGCGGTCTCTTCTGGCGTGGTCCCAGGGCCTTCACCGGCGGCACCATCCTGTGGCCCGGGCAGGCGGGCGGGGAGGAGGCCCGCGGCACCCGCGCGGAGTGGATGGGCTTCACCGGCCGCCACGACGGGTCCGGGGAGTCCTCGAGCCTCGTCGTCGTCGACGACGGCGCCAACCCCCACCACCCGCCCGAGTGGTTCGTGCGCAACGAGTGGTTCGCCGGGGTGAACCCGGCGCCGTTCTTCAGCGAGGAGGTGCCGTTCCCGCCCGGTGGGACGCTGGACCTGCGCTACGCCGTCGTGATCGCCGACGGCGCCGCCGACCCGGTCCGGGCCGAGGCGCTCGCCGGGTTCGGCCGCACGGCGCTCGCGGGGCTGGATGCGGCTGAGCCCGAGGGTGTTGCTCGGGGTTGA
- a CDS encoding beta-galactosidase encodes MTRGLDYGADYNPEQWPLDVRLEDVGLMREAGVTILSVGIFSWAMLEPREGEHDFGWLDDTLDRLHGAGIRVALATATASPPPWLTRKHPEILPELADGTVLHPGGRQAYSVSSPVFRDYALRMTRTMAERYGEHPALALWHVDNELGCHVPHDYSDDAAAAFRRWLERRYGTVAALNTAWGTAFWSQRYGSFDEVLPPRTAPTYANPTQQLDFARYSSDELLVHYRALRDVLREVTPHVPTTTNLMLSTGTKWMDYFSWAGDLDVVANDHYLRAHDPEGHVELAFSADLTRGVAGGDPWILMEHSTSAVNWQPRNRAKGEGEMLRNSLTHVARGADAVMFFQWRQSAAGAEKFHSAMVPHAGRDTNVWRRTVELGAALGALGPVRGSRVRADVALVFDYPAWWGAELDSHPTQALRYTDEVLAWYRALWRRNVTVDLVPAGADLTGYRVVVIPTLYCVTDHAAAAVARAAEAGASVLVTFFSGIVDEHDHVRLGGYPGAFRDLLGVRTEEFFPLLDGERRTLDDGTSSQLWTEKTHLAGAEAVRTYADGPLAGWPAVTRRAVGDGVAWYAATRLDETGTARVVDALLTEAGVAPAAEAPDGVEVVRRHGEGTSFLFVVNHTGADVTVATHGRELIRATDVDGEVRVPAHGVAVVQES; translated from the coding sequence ATGACCCGAGGCCTGGACTACGGCGCCGACTACAACCCCGAGCAGTGGCCGCTGGACGTCCGGCTGGAGGACGTCGGGCTCATGCGCGAGGCGGGGGTGACCATCCTCAGCGTCGGGATCTTCTCGTGGGCGATGCTCGAGCCGCGCGAGGGCGAGCACGACTTCGGCTGGCTCGACGACACGCTCGACCGGCTCCACGGCGCCGGCATCAGGGTGGCCCTGGCGACGGCGACCGCCTCCCCACCGCCGTGGCTGACCCGCAAGCACCCGGAGATCCTCCCCGAGCTCGCCGACGGCACGGTGCTGCACCCGGGCGGGCGCCAGGCCTACTCGGTGTCCTCGCCGGTCTTCCGTGACTACGCCCTGCGCATGACCCGGACCATGGCCGAGCGGTACGGCGAGCACCCGGCGCTGGCGCTGTGGCACGTGGACAACGAGCTCGGCTGCCACGTCCCGCACGACTACTCCGACGACGCCGCGGCCGCCTTCCGGCGGTGGCTCGAGCGACGCTACGGCACGGTCGCGGCGCTCAACACCGCCTGGGGGACGGCGTTCTGGTCCCAGCGGTACGGCTCCTTCGACGAGGTGCTGCCCCCGCGGACCGCCCCGACGTACGCCAACCCGACCCAGCAGCTGGACTTCGCGCGGTACTCCTCCGACGAGCTCCTCGTCCACTACCGGGCGCTGCGCGACGTCCTGCGCGAGGTCACCCCGCACGTGCCGACGACGACGAACCTCATGCTCTCCACCGGCACGAAGTGGATGGACTACTTCTCCTGGGCGGGCGACCTCGACGTCGTCGCGAACGACCACTACCTGCGCGCCCACGACCCGGAGGGCCACGTCGAGCTGGCCTTCAGCGCGGACCTCACCCGCGGCGTCGCCGGCGGCGACCCGTGGATCCTCATGGAGCACTCCACCTCGGCGGTGAACTGGCAGCCGCGCAACCGCGCCAAGGGCGAGGGCGAGATGCTGCGCAACTCCCTCACCCACGTCGCCCGGGGCGCCGACGCCGTGATGTTCTTCCAGTGGCGCCAGTCCGCCGCCGGGGCGGAGAAGTTCCACTCCGCGATGGTCCCCCACGCCGGGCGGGACACAAACGTGTGGCGGCGCACCGTCGAGCTCGGTGCCGCGCTGGGCGCCCTGGGCCCGGTGCGCGGCAGCCGCGTGCGCGCCGATGTCGCCCTCGTCTTCGACTACCCCGCCTGGTGGGGCGCCGAGCTGGACTCCCACCCCACCCAGGCGCTGCGCTACACCGACGAGGTGCTCGCCTGGTACCGGGCGCTGTGGCGGCGCAACGTCACCGTCGACCTCGTCCCCGCCGGGGCGGACCTCACGGGCTACCGGGTCGTCGTCATCCCGACGCTCTACTGCGTCACCGACCACGCCGCCGCGGCCGTCGCCCGGGCCGCCGAGGCGGGTGCCTCGGTCCTGGTGACGTTCTTCAGCGGGATCGTCGACGAGCACGACCACGTCCGTCTCGGCGGCTACCCCGGGGCCTTCCGCGATCTGCTGGGGGTGCGCACCGAGGAGTTCTTCCCGCTCCTCGACGGCGAGCGGCGCACCCTCGACGACGGCACGTCGTCGCAGCTGTGGACCGAGAAGACGCACCTGGCCGGCGCGGAGGCGGTGCGCACGTACGCCGACGGCCCGCTGGCGGGGTGGCCCGCGGTCACCCGCCGGGCGGTCGGCGACGGCGTGGCCTGGTACGCCGCGACCCGGCTGGACGAGACCGGCACCGCCCGGGTCGTCGACGCGCTCCTCACCGAGGCCGGGGTGGCGCCGGCGGCTGAGGCACCCGACGGGGTCGAGGTCGTCCGGCGGCACGGCGAGGGGACGAGCTTCCTCTTCGTCGTCAACCACACCGGCGCGGACGTCACCGTGGCCACGCACGGACGCGAGCTGATCCGGGCGACCGACGTCGACGGCGAGGTCCGGGTACCCGCGCACGGCGTCGCCGTCGTGCAGGAGAGCTGA
- a CDS encoding Gfo/Idh/MocA family oxidoreductase yields MTLKAAIVGTGAVAHLHAEALAADPRVDLVAVANRGARRREEFADRWAVPGRHETLDSLLDGEDLDLVILCTPPELHREQTLAACAAGVHVLCEKPPALSLTELDEMQAAADAAGIAFGMVFQQRTGTAAAHVRSLLDSGELGRPLLAQCQTLWLRQDDYYAVDWRGTWDGEGGGTTFGHGIHQMDLLAHLLGDWAEVDARLWRLAREIEMEDASTAIIRFDNGVVATAVSSVLSPRETSYLRIDTELATIEVEHLYGHDRGSWRVTPARGVDPERARTWELPEDDEPSGHIPLVRAFVDAVAAGQPLPDLLTHARRPLELVAAIYASATHGRSVTPEVLDADERFTTGLRAEVTDLRPGAAGPASSASGRE; encoded by the coding sequence GTGACTCTCAAGGCCGCCATCGTCGGCACCGGTGCCGTCGCCCACCTGCACGCCGAGGCGCTCGCCGCCGACCCACGCGTCGACCTCGTCGCGGTGGCGAACCGCGGCGCCCGGCGCCGGGAGGAGTTCGCCGACCGATGGGCGGTCCCCGGCCGGCACGAGACGCTCGACTCGCTGCTCGACGGCGAGGACCTCGACCTGGTCATCCTCTGCACGCCGCCGGAGCTCCACCGCGAGCAGACCCTCGCCGCCTGCGCGGCGGGCGTGCACGTGTTGTGCGAGAAGCCGCCCGCGCTCTCCCTCACCGAGCTCGACGAGATGCAGGCGGCCGCCGACGCGGCGGGCATCGCGTTCGGCATGGTCTTCCAGCAGCGCACCGGCACCGCGGCCGCGCACGTGCGGTCGCTCCTCGACTCCGGCGAGCTGGGCCGTCCGCTCCTGGCGCAGTGCCAGACGCTCTGGCTGCGCCAGGACGACTACTACGCCGTCGACTGGCGCGGCACGTGGGACGGCGAGGGCGGCGGGACCACCTTCGGCCACGGGATCCATCAGATGGACCTGCTCGCGCACCTCCTCGGCGACTGGGCCGAGGTCGACGCGAGGCTGTGGCGGCTGGCCCGCGAGATCGAGATGGAGGACGCCTCGACCGCGATCATCCGCTTCGACAACGGGGTCGTCGCCACCGCCGTGTCCTCGGTGCTCTCGCCGCGCGAGACGAGCTACCTGCGCATCGACACCGAGCTGGCCACGATCGAGGTCGAGCACCTCTACGGTCACGACCGCGGCAGCTGGAGGGTCACCCCTGCCCGCGGCGTCGACCCGGAGCGGGCCCGCACGTGGGAGCTGCCGGAGGACGACGAGCCGAGCGGGCACATCCCGTTGGTGCGCGCGTTCGTCGACGCCGTCGCCGCGGGGCAGCCGCTCCCGGACCTGCTCACCCACGCCCGCCGTCCGCTCGAGCTCGTGGCCGCGATCTACGCCTCAGCCACCCACGGCCGATCGGTGACGCCGGAGGTGCTCGACGCCGACGAGCGCTTCACCACCGGGCTGCGCGCGGAGGTCACCGACCTCCGGCCGGGCGCCGCCGGGCCGGCAAGCAGCGCGTCCGGTCGCGAGTGA
- a CDS encoding carbohydrate ABC transporter permease: MTAVDTAPATTRDSEEHSAALRSRHQRSSRVRSLLFHLFVLAVAAVVLYPGLWMLMSSLKPTSEIVGNVSLIPTNASLDNFTKALQGIGGISFWTFFWNSTILAVGAVVGTALSASVSAYAFSRIEFPGRKVFFALMIATLLLPFHVVIIPQYIVFNNLGLVNTYVPLLIGKFLAAEAFFVFLMVQFMRNLPRELDEAARIDGAGHLRIFTSIMLPLMKPALVTSSIFAFIWSWNDFFGPLLYLKDPSLYSLPIALRLFVDQTSTSDYGAQMAMAVLALIPVLLFFLLFQRHLIEGVATQGLKG, from the coding sequence ATGACCGCCGTCGACACCGCGCCGGCCACCACGCGCGACTCCGAGGAGCACAGCGCCGCCCTGCGCAGCAGGCACCAGCGCTCCTCCCGGGTCCGCTCGCTGCTGTTCCACCTGTTCGTCCTGGCCGTCGCCGCCGTGGTCCTCTACCCGGGCCTGTGGATGCTCATGTCCTCGCTCAAGCCCACGTCGGAGATCGTCGGCAACGTCAGCCTCATCCCCACCAACGCCTCGCTGGACAACTTCACCAAGGCGCTGCAGGGCATCGGTGGGATCTCGTTCTGGACGTTCTTCTGGAACTCCACGATCCTCGCGGTGGGGGCCGTGGTGGGCACCGCGCTGTCGGCGTCGGTCAGCGCCTACGCGTTCTCACGCATCGAGTTCCCCGGCCGCAAGGTCTTCTTCGCGCTGATGATCGCGACGCTCCTGCTGCCCTTCCACGTCGTGATCATCCCGCAGTACATCGTCTTCAACAATCTCGGCCTGGTGAACACCTACGTCCCGCTCCTCATCGGCAAGTTCCTCGCCGCCGAGGCGTTCTTCGTCTTCCTCATGGTCCAGTTCATGCGCAACCTGCCGCGCGAGCTGGACGAGGCCGCCCGCATCGACGGCGCGGGACACCTGCGGATCTTCACCTCGATCATGCTGCCGCTGATGAAGCCCGCCCTGGTGACGTCCTCGATCTTCGCGTTCATCTGGTCCTGGAACGACTTCTTCGGTCCGCTGCTGTACCTCAAGGACCCGTCGTTGTACTCCCTGCCCATCGCGCTGCGGCTGTTCGTGGACCAGACGTCGACGTCCGACTACGGCGCCCAGATGGCGATGGCCGTGCTCGCCCTCATCCCCGTCCTGCTGTTCTTCCTCCTCTTCCAGCGTCACCTCATCGAAGGTGTCGCCACCCAGGGGCTCAAGGGCTGA
- a CDS encoding sugar ABC transporter permease, with the protein MTTTDTVTGRRAAVPPSPAPRRRRRAAETRAGYAFLTPWLLGFFALTAGPMLASLYLAFTDYNLFAAPSWVGLENFRLLFDDPRFIQSAKVTLTYAVLGTPIKLAAALAVAMLLNTAHQGKGFYRSVFYAPSLIGASVSIAIVWKAMFIDNGIVDRLGQSVGLEAGGWVGNPDMTMPMFILLTVWQFGAPMVIFLAGLKQVPAELYEAASVDGAGPVRKFFSITLPMLSPVLFFNLLLETIHSFQIFASAFIISGGTGGPAGSTLFYTLYLYIRGFQDFRMGYASAMAWVLVVVVGLITIVFFRTSKSWVHYSGEGK; encoded by the coding sequence GTGACCACCACCGACACGGTGACCGGTCGGCGTGCCGCCGTCCCGCCGTCCCCCGCCCCGCGGCGGAGACGGCGGGCGGCGGAGACCCGGGCCGGCTACGCCTTCCTCACGCCCTGGCTGCTGGGCTTCTTCGCCCTGACCGCCGGCCCCATGCTCGCCTCGCTCTACCTCGCCTTCACCGACTACAACCTCTTCGCCGCCCCGTCGTGGGTGGGGCTGGAGAACTTCCGGCTCCTGTTCGACGACCCGAGGTTCATCCAGTCGGCGAAGGTGACGCTGACCTACGCGGTCCTGGGCACGCCCATCAAGCTCGCCGCCGCCCTGGCGGTGGCGATGCTGCTCAACACCGCCCACCAGGGCAAGGGCTTCTACCGGTCGGTGTTCTACGCACCCTCGCTCATCGGTGCGAGCGTCTCGATCGCCATCGTGTGGAAGGCGATGTTCATCGACAACGGCATCGTCGACCGTCTCGGACAGTCGGTCGGCCTCGAGGCCGGCGGCTGGGTGGGCAACCCCGACATGACCATGCCGATGTTCATCCTGCTGACCGTCTGGCAGTTCGGCGCCCCGATGGTCATCTTCCTCGCCGGCCTCAAGCAGGTCCCGGCCGAGCTCTACGAGGCGGCCTCCGTCGACGGTGCCGGCCCGGTGCGCAAGTTCTTCTCCATCACCCTGCCGATGCTCTCGCCGGTGCTGTTCTTCAACCTCCTGCTCGAGACCATCCACTCGTTCCAGATCTTCGCCTCCGCCTTCATCATCTCCGGCGGCACCGGCGGGCCCGCGGGCTCGACCCTCTTCTACACGCTCTACCTCTACATCCGCGGCTTCCAGGACTTCCGCATGGGCTACGCCTCGGCGATGGCCTGGGTCCTCGTGGTCGTCGTGGGCCTGATCACCATCGTCTTCTTCCGCACGTCGAAGTCCTGGGTGCACTACAGCGGGGAGGGAAAATGA
- a CDS encoding ABC transporter substrate-binding protein: MKRQLIKIAGTATAMTLVLAACSGGGTGDETATEGGATAGAGGGEPVTLTFTWWGNDDRASRYEQALELFNEEYPDITVQTSFADFPNYWTARATEAAGRTLPDVMQFDLSYLREYSENGHLLDLAEHTDATIDVSGFDQSLLDSGVIDGAQIGIPTSTNTLALFVNPNLVEQAGVEPLPEDYTWEDYNAFLAAVSDAGATTDEGQPIYGGADYTGTFWFFMQWLVQQGVTPFEDDGSFGFDEQHMKDFLAMTEDLRAAEQVYPVDRGIQLLPLGGFTVNESASEFSWDNFLAGYTADSGTENIEMLPMPVPEDGERGMFFKPSMLLSSGANTEHPEEAAMLIDFLVNDPEVGAIFGTSKGVPAVAAQRDAMELEEGSVDARVVAYEDAVAEYVTEPVPIPVKGFGSIEAEYKRLAEELAYGTITVDEFVETWFAEAQLMTQ; this comes from the coding sequence ATGAAGCGACAGCTCATCAAGATCGCCGGCACGGCGACTGCCATGACCCTGGTTCTCGCCGCCTGCTCAGGCGGCGGCACCGGGGACGAGACCGCCACCGAGGGTGGCGCCACTGCCGGGGCAGGGGGTGGCGAGCCCGTCACCCTCACGTTCACCTGGTGGGGCAACGACGACCGCGCCTCCCGCTACGAGCAGGCTCTCGAGCTCTTCAACGAGGAGTACCCGGACATCACCGTCCAGACCTCCTTCGCCGACTTCCCCAACTACTGGACCGCTCGCGCGACCGAGGCCGCGGGCCGCACCCTGCCCGACGTCATGCAGTTCGACCTGTCCTACCTGCGGGAGTACAGCGAGAACGGTCACCTCCTCGACCTCGCCGAGCACACGGACGCCACGATCGACGTCTCCGGCTTCGACCAGTCGCTCCTGGACTCCGGCGTCATCGACGGCGCCCAGATCGGCATCCCCACCTCGACGAACACGCTCGCGCTGTTCGTCAACCCCAACCTCGTCGAGCAGGCCGGCGTCGAGCCCCTCCCGGAGGACTACACCTGGGAGGACTACAACGCCTTCCTCGCCGCCGTCTCGGACGCCGGCGCCACCACCGACGAGGGTCAGCCGATCTACGGCGGCGCCGACTACACCGGCACCTTCTGGTTCTTCATGCAGTGGCTCGTCCAGCAGGGCGTCACCCCCTTCGAGGACGACGGCTCCTTCGGCTTCGACGAGCAGCACATGAAGGACTTCCTCGCCATGACCGAGGACCTCCGTGCGGCCGAGCAGGTCTACCCCGTCGACCGCGGCATCCAGCTCCTCCCGCTGGGCGGCTTCACCGTCAACGAGTCGGCCTCGGAGTTCAGCTGGGACAACTTCCTCGCCGGCTACACCGCCGACTCGGGCACCGAGAACATCGAGATGCTCCCCATGCCGGTGCCCGAGGACGGCGAGCGGGGCATGTTCTTCAAGCCGTCCATGCTGCTCTCGTCCGGCGCGAACACCGAGCACCCGGAGGAGGCGGCCATGCTCATCGACTTCCTCGTCAACGACCCCGAGGTCGGCGCCATCTTCGGCACCTCGAAGGGCGTCCCGGCGGTCGCCGCCCAGCGTGACGCGATGGAGCTCGAGGAGGGCAGCGTCGACGCCCGCGTCGTCGCCTACGAGGACGCCGTCGCCGAGTACGTCACCGAGCCCGTGCCGATCCCGGTCAAGGGCTTCGGCTCCATCGAGGCGGAGTACAAGCGCCTCGCCGAGGAGCTGGCCTACGGCACGATCACGGTCGACGAGTTCGTCGAGACGTGGTTCGCCGAGGCCCAGCTCATGACCCAGTAG
- a CDS encoding ROK family protein codes for MRHPGQDPSRSTPPPPQLLRRTNMSAVLDHAWDVPTFTATDAMTATGLTRATVLARADDLVRLGWLREVEDHRPPGGATKGRPARHYAFEPRAGYVLGVDAGQHRVTACVADLRGGVLARAERTQRDDEDAASRVAVTRAAVAEALDAVGADDRAVLVTVVGIPAPADDRGRSPAGQDGYWPRMNADLATELAAGRTVVDNDANLAAIAEGSVGAGVGASSFVALLSGERFGAGLIVDGTLLRGRHGGAGELHLLDLVEDVGSADGLGFVARAWAQEAIDAGDVPPGSLMRRRAAEPAELVDVVEAAQAGEEAAAAIVDRLGERLARVAAVLTGLLDVERVIVAGALAQAAGPIVESAAAKLPAHTHLPVPTLVASTLGADSVTLGAVHRGVAMVRADPLRFELPELAGVAAHA; via the coding sequence GTGCGCCACCCAGGTCAAGACCCCAGCCGCAGCACGCCGCCCCCGCCGCAGCTGCTGCGCCGGACGAACATGTCCGCGGTGCTGGACCACGCCTGGGACGTGCCCACGTTCACCGCGACGGACGCCATGACCGCCACCGGCCTCACGCGCGCGACCGTGCTGGCGCGGGCCGACGACCTCGTCCGGCTCGGCTGGCTCCGCGAGGTCGAGGACCACCGGCCGCCGGGCGGGGCGACCAAGGGCCGGCCCGCCCGGCACTACGCCTTCGAGCCGCGGGCGGGGTACGTCCTGGGGGTCGACGCAGGCCAGCACCGGGTGACCGCGTGCGTCGCCGACCTTCGGGGGGGCGTCCTCGCCCGCGCGGAACGCACCCAGCGCGACGACGAGGACGCCGCCAGCCGCGTGGCCGTGACACGCGCCGCCGTGGCCGAGGCGCTGGACGCCGTCGGCGCCGACGACCGGGCCGTTCTCGTCACGGTCGTGGGCATCCCCGCACCCGCTGACGACCGCGGACGCTCACCTGCCGGGCAGGACGGATACTGGCCGAGGATGAACGCCGACCTCGCCACCGAGCTGGCGGCCGGGCGGACCGTCGTCGACAACGACGCCAACCTGGCCGCGATCGCCGAGGGCAGCGTCGGCGCCGGGGTGGGTGCGTCGTCGTTCGTCGCCCTGCTGTCCGGGGAGCGGTTCGGCGCGGGCCTCATCGTCGACGGCACGCTCCTGCGTGGCCGGCACGGCGGCGCCGGAGAGCTGCACCTCCTCGACCTCGTCGAGGACGTCGGGTCCGCGGACGGCCTGGGCTTCGTCGCCCGCGCCTGGGCGCAGGAGGCCATCGACGCGGGCGATGTCCCCCCCGGGTCGCTGATGCGCCGCCGGGCCGCCGAGCCGGCCGAGCTGGTCGACGTCGTCGAGGCGGCGCAGGCCGGGGAGGAGGCGGCCGCCGCGATCGTCGACCGCCTGGGCGAGCGGCTCGCCCGGGTGGCCGCCGTCCTCACGGGCCTGCTCGACGTCGAGCGGGTCATCGTCGCCGGCGCCCTGGCCCAGGCCGCCGGCCCCATCGTGGAGAGTGCCGCGGCGAAGCTCCCCGCGCACACGCACCTGCCGGTCCCGACGCTCGTCGCGTCCACGCTCGGGGCCGACAGCGTCACCCTCGGTGCGGTGCACCGCGGCGTCGCGATGGTCCGGGCCGACCCACTCCGGTTCGAGCTGCCGGAGCTCGCGGGCGTCGCGGCTCACGCGTAG
- a CDS encoding MFS transporter translates to MNPVPPAPLLRRPAFRLLLGAQALGSAGTWMLRMATDWLVLELTGSPAAVGVLVALQFLPLLFLGPAGGLLADRHDKRRLVMGAQTATALLAAALAAVTLTGVVTVAHLYVAATLLGVVAAVEGPARQVLVGEVAGDASLRTAVSVTNALNQGGGLVGPALAGLLIAEVGDGWSFGLNALVCLAVVTLVAAMRPADLHRAAPVARAPGQLREGFAYVLTRPRLAAVVVLAGLMGAFGLNGPVVYSAFAEEVWDTGARGFGLYNSLAAAGALVGALLASRLPGLRVRTVVAGSAAFAVAETAAALVPGHAAFLAALTVVGATTQFFLTSAVSYVQLTAAAQVRGRVLAIYTPVLLVGHALGGLLQGRLAEELGVRAGLAVTGALALTATAAVAAVLWWRARTPDEVRHDRDQLRHTTGRRPDETTVPSGTTTREEPQT, encoded by the coding sequence ATGAATCCCGTCCCGCCTGCTCCGCTGCTGCGGCGACCGGCTTTCCGGCTGCTGCTCGGCGCCCAGGCCCTGGGCAGCGCCGGGACGTGGATGCTCCGCATGGCCACGGACTGGCTCGTCCTGGAGCTCACCGGCAGCCCCGCCGCCGTCGGGGTGCTCGTGGCCCTGCAGTTCCTCCCCCTGCTGTTCCTGGGACCGGCGGGCGGGCTGCTCGCCGACCGCCACGACAAGCGCCGCCTCGTCATGGGCGCCCAGACCGCCACGGCGCTCCTCGCGGCGGCCCTGGCCGCGGTCACCCTCACCGGCGTCGTCACCGTGGCCCACCTCTACGTGGCCGCCACCCTGCTCGGCGTCGTCGCCGCCGTCGAGGGTCCGGCCCGTCAGGTGCTCGTCGGCGAGGTGGCGGGCGACGCCTCACTGCGCACCGCCGTCTCGGTGACGAACGCCCTCAACCAGGGCGGCGGGCTCGTCGGCCCGGCCCTGGCCGGGCTGCTCATCGCGGAGGTCGGCGACGGGTGGTCGTTCGGTCTCAACGCCCTCGTCTGCCTGGCGGTCGTGACGCTCGTCGCGGCCATGCGGCCGGCCGACCTGCACCGCGCCGCGCCGGTGGCCCGCGCGCCCGGGCAGCTGCGGGAGGGCTTCGCCTACGTCCTGACCCGCCCGCGCCTGGCCGCCGTCGTCGTCCTCGCCGGTCTCATGGGGGCCTTCGGGCTCAACGGACCCGTCGTGTACTCCGCGTTCGCCGAGGAGGTGTGGGACACCGGCGCCCGCGGGTTCGGCCTGTACAACAGCCTCGCCGCGGCCGGCGCCCTCGTCGGGGCGCTCCTGGCCTCCCGGCTCCCGGGTCTGCGGGTCCGCACCGTCGTGGCCGGCTCCGCGGCGTTCGCCGTCGCCGAGACCGCGGCGGCGCTCGTGCCCGGGCACGCCGCCTTCCTCGCGGCGCTGACCGTCGTCGGCGCCACGACACAGTTCTTCCTCACCAGTGCGGTCTCCTACGTCCAGCTCACCGCCGCCGCGCAGGTGCGCGGGCGGGTGCTGGCCATCTACACCCCCGTCCTGCTCGTCGGCCACGCCCTGGGCGGCCTGCTGCAGGGACGGCTCGCGGAGGAGCTCGGCGTGCGCGCCGGGCTCGCCGTCACCGGCGCGCTCGCCCTGACCGCCACGGCGGCGGTCGCGGCGGTGCTGTGGTGGCGGGCCCGCACCCCGGACGAGGTTCGGCACGACCGTGACCAGCTCCGGCACACCACCGGCCGCCGGCCGGACGAGACGACCGTGCCGTCGGGCACGACCACCAGAGAGGAACCGCAGACATGA